One Littorina saxatilis isolate snail1 linkage group LG12, US_GU_Lsax_2.0, whole genome shotgun sequence genomic region harbors:
- the LOC138981683 gene encoding uncharacterized protein codes for MKTTKLAQRYHQQAPVPMQLHRNVYQSFNWRKPLTRKEHHRLYRERLRLNPERYQEYLDKAKIRNARRRQRMRQRLGISSADAIPKRSERACARRARHEKEAVSSWEREDFPARTYQLGGNAVIVDEEAKGHLDADVKQETS; via the exons ATGAAGACAACTAAACTTG CACAACGGTACCACCAGCAAGCTCCAGTTCCAATGCAGCTACACCGCAATGTGTACCAGTCCTTCAACTGGAGGAAGCCGTTGACGAGGAAAGAACATCATCGACTCTACAGAGAAAGACTGCGGCTGAACCCAGAGCGGTACCAAGAGTACTTGGACAAAGCCAAGATACGCAACGCCCGACGTAGACAGCGAATGCGGCAGAGGCTGGGAATATCGAGTGCCGACGCCATCCCCAAGAGATCAGAGCGTGCATGTGCACGCAGAGCACGGCACGAAAAAGAAGCAGTTTCTTCTTGGGAACGAGAGGACTTCCCAGCTCGGACCTACCAACTCGGAGGGAATGCCGTCATTGTCGATGAAGAAGCAAAGGGTCACCTGGATGCTGATGTAAAACAAGAGACTTCCTGA